Proteins encoded by one window of Nitrincola iocasae:
- a CDS encoding enoyl-CoA hydratase translates to MSNLLLSELNDAGVLRLTLNDAKRRNALSEAMLEQLGERFAEASDDPNVRVIVLAANGPAFCAGHNLKEMTAGRADADAGKAYFSKIMTLCSGVMQSMVHCSKPVIAEVTGIATAAGCQLVASCDLAIAADTAQFSTPGVHIGLFCSTPMVALSRNVANKHAMEMLLTGDMTSAHRAAEIGLINHAVSPESLSETTMAMAHKIASKSSMTLATGKRAFYAQREMTLAEAYEYASQVMVENMLAQDAVEGISAFIEKRPPNWS, encoded by the coding sequence ATGAGCAATCTGCTACTAAGTGAATTGAATGATGCCGGTGTTTTGCGACTGACGTTAAATGATGCCAAACGTCGCAATGCGCTGTCTGAGGCCATGCTTGAGCAATTAGGCGAAAGATTTGCTGAAGCCTCCGACGACCCCAACGTACGAGTTATTGTACTGGCCGCAAATGGCCCCGCATTTTGTGCTGGACACAACCTTAAAGAGATGACGGCGGGTCGTGCTGACGCTGATGCGGGTAAAGCCTATTTCAGCAAAATTATGACACTGTGTTCCGGGGTAATGCAGTCGATGGTGCATTGCTCCAAACCTGTCATTGCTGAAGTGACCGGTATCGCTACCGCTGCAGGTTGTCAGTTGGTGGCTAGTTGTGACCTTGCCATTGCCGCTGATACCGCTCAGTTCAGTACTCCAGGAGTACATATTGGCCTGTTTTGCTCCACCCCCATGGTGGCACTGTCGCGCAATGTAGCCAATAAGCATGCAATGGAAATGCTGCTAACAGGCGATATGACGTCGGCCCATCGTGCAGCTGAAATTGGCTTGATCAACCATGCCGTTAGCCCCGAGTCCTTAAGCGAAACCACCATGGCAATGGCGCACAAAATCGCGTCTAAATCCAGCATGACACTCGCCACTGGTAAACGTGCTTTTTATGCACAACGCGAGATGACACTCGCAGAAGCTTACGAATATGCCTCGCAGGTGATGGTGGAGAATATGCTGGCTCAGGATGCAGTAGAAGGGATAAGTGCCTTTATCGAAAAACGCCCACCGAACTGGTCTTAA
- a CDS encoding MbcA/ParS/Xre antitoxin family protein — translation MVTTSQPSIHTDERRKSDVALKTFFRITDQWGLNTQEQKVLLGDPPRSTMYKWKNGEGPPISRDTLERISYVLGIYKALRILFPTEEQANAWPGKANRDFDGESALSIMLKGNMINLADVWRYLDYMRG, via the coding sequence ATGGTGACCACATCCCAGCCGAGCATACACACAGATGAACGTCGTAAGTCTGATGTTGCGCTGAAGACTTTTTTTCGCATTACCGATCAGTGGGGCCTCAATACGCAAGAACAAAAGGTACTGCTGGGTGACCCGCCACGCAGCACTATGTACAAGTGGAAAAATGGTGAAGGCCCACCCATCAGTCGCGATACCTTGGAGCGAATTTCCTATGTATTGGGGATCTATAAAGCGTTGAGGATTCTGTTTCCAACCGAGGAGCAAGCCAACGCCTGGCCAGGTAAAGCCAATCGGGATTTCGATGGGGAGTCAGCTCTGTCGATTATGCTCAAAGGCAACATGATCAATCTCGCTGATGTTTGGCGCTACCTCGATTACATGAGGGGTTAA
- a CDS encoding RES family NAD+ phosphorylase, whose amino-acid sequence MQQRVPDWDSAHRLVPSHFPPVNLFETVADPDDLEIIFEIEGLTNDRLRQEAGDVKLVPASERVSGPGSTPVMAAFTHIGQPSRFTDGRYGVYYAGNSLDVAIAETCYHRERFLAATREPDTEITMREYISRIQLPLGDIRGSQYQALHDPTDYTASQKFALEQRQSGRYGLVFNSVRIQGGECVALFTPRATSIPVQGGHYRYVWSGAAQRIISVLLVSKIK is encoded by the coding sequence ATGCAGCAACGAGTCCCGGACTGGGACAGCGCACATCGTTTGGTCCCCAGTCATTTCCCGCCTGTCAACCTGTTTGAGACTGTCGCAGATCCAGATGATTTGGAGATCATTTTCGAGATTGAGGGTCTGACTAATGACCGATTAAGGCAAGAAGCCGGGGATGTAAAGTTGGTACCTGCCTCAGAGAGAGTCTCGGGTCCAGGATCAACGCCGGTGATGGCGGCATTCACACATATAGGGCAACCTAGCCGCTTCACTGATGGGCGCTATGGTGTCTATTACGCGGGAAATTCTTTGGATGTCGCCATTGCCGAAACTTGCTACCATCGTGAGCGATTTTTAGCAGCAACCCGCGAACCTGATACTGAAATCACGATGCGTGAATACATCAGCCGCATTCAGCTACCCTTGGGTGATATTCGTGGCAGTCAGTATCAAGCGCTCCATGATCCGACTGACTATACAGCCTCGCAGAAATTTGCACTTGAACAACGTCAATCGGGTCGCTATGGACTGGTGTTCAACAGCGTTCGAATTCAGGGCGGGGAGTGTGTGGCACTGTTTACACCACGCGCAACGTCAATTCCTGTGCAGGGTGGCCATTACCGCTATGTATGGAGTGGCGCCGCACAACGGATTATTTCGGTCTTGTTGGTTAGTAAAATTAAGTGA